One region of Serinus canaria isolate serCan28SL12 chromosome 25, serCan2020, whole genome shotgun sequence genomic DNA includes:
- the LOC108963827 gene encoding methyl-CpG-binding domain protein 1-like isoform X6: MGTPPRRMAEGWAECPALGPGWQRREAFRKSGATSGRSDTYYRSPTGQKFRSKIELRRFLGPGHDLSNFDFKSGLQRPGPTRATPPSIKVTPSSSVATPLPEPPHRRTRKRPPLEPPQDGVMALCAGCQSLFPGVSLPPQRRCRWLCPDCRAQRRDFNREQRFYKRVGCGTCQACLIPEDCGICSACARNPPGGPSGPGRTPKCLLRRCLRIVKKGLGCGSCAGCLSTEDCGSCCICLRRLQPGLKRQWRCLRRRCLRPKKARVAKKPQSPRPLTEKWKPLVEREPSDASSTRHRKLLTNGKEKKKPGRPPKAPGPRGVSDRS, encoded by the exons ATGGGAACG CCCCCCCGCAGGATGGCGGAAGGCTGGGCCGAGTGCCCGGCGCTGGGCCCGGGATGGCAGCGCCGCGAAGCTTTTCGGAAATCCGGGGCCACCAGCGGCCGCAGCGACACCTATTACAGGAG CCCCACAGGGCAGAAGTTCCGCAGTAAGATCGAGCTGCGGCGGTTCCTGGGCCCCGGGCACGACCTGAGCAACTTCGACTTCAAATCGGGGCTGCAGCGACCTGGCCCCACCCGG GCCACGCCTCCTTCAATCAAGGTAACGCCCTCTTCATCTGTGGCCACGCCCCTTCCGGAGCCCCCCCATCGCAGGACCCGGAAGCGGCCACCCCTGGAGCCCCCCCAGGATGGGGTGATGGC GCTTtgtgctggctgccagagccttttcccaggggtgtccctgcccccaCAGCGCCGCTGCCGCTGGCTGTGCCCCGACTGCCGTG cccagagaCGAGACTTCAACCGTGAGCAGCGATTCTACAAG cGGGTGGGCTGTGGCACGTGCCAGGCCTGTCTCATCCCCGAGGACTGTGGCATCTGCAGCGCCTGCGCCCGCAACCCCCCCGGGGGCCCCTCCGGGCCTGGCCGGACCCCCAAGTGCCTCCTGCGCCGCTGCTTGCGCATCGTCAAGAAG ggcctgggctgtggctcCTGCGCCGGCTGCCTGAGCACCGAGGACTGCGGCAGCTGCTGCATCTGCCTGCGGCGCCTGCAGCCCGGCCTCAAGCGCCAGTGGCGCTGCCTGCGGCGCCGCTGCCTGCGCCCCAAG aAAGCCAGGGTGGCCAAGAAGCCGCAGAGCCCCCGGCCCCTGACCGAG AAGTGGAAGCCTCTCGTGGAGCGGGAGCCCAGCGACGCctccagcaccaggcacaga aaGCTGCTGACCAATggcaaggagaagaagaagccGGGGCGACCCCCGAAGGCCCCTGGGCCCCGTGGGGTGAGTGACAGGTCTTAG
- the LOC108963827 gene encoding methyl-CpG-binding domain protein 1-like isoform X4, translated as MGTPPRRMAEGWAECPALGPGWQRREAFRKSGATSGRSDTYYRSPTGQKFRSKIELRRFLGPGHDLSNFDFKSGLQRPGPTRTRKSPKWHLPSGRLPEPPKIFKKEEAEVEVEATPPSIKVTPSSSVATPLPEPPHRRTRKRPPLEPPQDGVMALCAGCQSLFPGVSLPPQRRCRWLCPDCRAQRRDFNREQRFYKRVGCGTCQACLIPEDCGICSACARNPPGGPSGPGRTPKCLLRRCLRIVKKGLGCGSCAGCLSTEDCGSCCICLRRLQPGLKRQWRCLRRRCLRPKKARVAKKPQSPRPLTEKWKPLVEREPSDASSTRHRKLLTNGKEKKKPGRPPKAPGPRGVSDRS; from the exons ATGGGAACG CCCCCCCGCAGGATGGCGGAAGGCTGGGCCGAGTGCCCGGCGCTGGGCCCGGGATGGCAGCGCCGCGAAGCTTTTCGGAAATCCGGGGCCACCAGCGGCCGCAGCGACACCTATTACAGGAG CCCCACAGGGCAGAAGTTCCGCAGTAAGATCGAGCTGCGGCGGTTCCTGGGCCCCGGGCACGACCTGAGCAACTTCGACTTCAAATCGGGGCTGCAGCGACCTGGCCCCACCCGG accAGGAAGAGCCCCAAGTGGCACCTGCCCTCCGGGCgcctcccagagccccccaaaatcttcaaaaaggaggaggcagaggtggaggtggag GCCACGCCTCCTTCAATCAAGGTAACGCCCTCTTCATCTGTGGCCACGCCCCTTCCGGAGCCCCCCCATCGCAGGACCCGGAAGCGGCCACCCCTGGAGCCCCCCCAGGATGGGGTGATGGC GCTTtgtgctggctgccagagccttttcccaggggtgtccctgcccccaCAGCGCCGCTGCCGCTGGCTGTGCCCCGACTGCCGTG cccagagaCGAGACTTCAACCGTGAGCAGCGATTCTACAAG cGGGTGGGCTGTGGCACGTGCCAGGCCTGTCTCATCCCCGAGGACTGTGGCATCTGCAGCGCCTGCGCCCGCAACCCCCCCGGGGGCCCCTCCGGGCCTGGCCGGACCCCCAAGTGCCTCCTGCGCCGCTGCTTGCGCATCGTCAAGAAG ggcctgggctgtggctcCTGCGCCGGCTGCCTGAGCACCGAGGACTGCGGCAGCTGCTGCATCTGCCTGCGGCGCCTGCAGCCCGGCCTCAAGCGCCAGTGGCGCTGCCTGCGGCGCCGCTGCCTGCGCCCCAAG aAAGCCAGGGTGGCCAAGAAGCCGCAGAGCCCCCGGCCCCTGACCGAG AAGTGGAAGCCTCTCGTGGAGCGGGAGCCCAGCGACGCctccagcaccaggcacaga aaGCTGCTGACCAATggcaaggagaagaagaagccGGGGCGACCCCCGAAGGCCCCTGGGCCCCGTGGGGTGAGTGACAGGTCTTAG
- the LOC127060743 gene encoding metabotropic glutamate receptor 6-like: MPQIAGLRYRKRSVTPPRFISPTSQLVITFTLSGLQLVAAATWLLVRPPHALIDYEMGRTPDPEAARGVLRCDMAEGATLACLAYALLLMLTCTVYAVKARGVPETFNEAKPIGFAMYTTCVVWLAFGPIFFGAAQSAERVHVQTATLTVSMSLSASVPLGLLYAPKVYVILLHPERNQPKRRGADPPP; encoded by the exons ATGCCTCAAATAGCGGGGCTCAGATACC GGAAGCGCTCGGTGACACCGCCACGCTTCATCAGCCCCACCTCGCAGCTGGTCATCACCTTCACGCTCAGCGGGCTGCAGCTGGTGGCCGCGGCCACCTGGCTGCTGGTCCGGCCACCCCACGCCCTCATCGACTACGAGATGGGCCGGACCCCCGACCCCGAGGCGGCGCGGGGGGTCCTGCGCTGTGACATGGCCGAGGGGGCCACGCTGGCCTGCCTGGCCTACGCCCTGCTGCTGATGCTCACCTGCACCGTGTACGCCGTCAAAGCGCGCGGCGTCCCCGAGACCTTCAACGAGGCCAAGCCCATCGGCTTTGCCATGTACACCACCTGCGTGGTGTGGCTCGCCTTCGGACCCATCTTCTTCGGCGCCGCCCAGTCGGCAGAGAGG GTGCACGTGCAGACGGCCACGCTGACGGTGTCCATGTCGCTGTCGGCCTCGGTGCCCCTGGGGCTCCTCTACGCCCCCAAGGTCTACGTGATCCTGCTGCACCCCGAGCGCAACCAGCCCAAGCGGCGCGGTGCCGACCCCCCCCCATAG
- the LOC108963827 gene encoding methyl-CpG-binding domain protein 1-like isoform X3 produces MGTPPRRMAEGWAECPALGPGWQRREAFRKSGATSGRSDTYYRSPTGQKFRSKIELRRFLGPGHDLSNFDFKSGLQRPGPTRTRKSPKWHLPSGRLPEPPKIFKKEEAEALPPAQATPPSIKVTPSSSVATPLPEPPHRRTRKRPPLEPPQDGVMALCAGCQSLFPGVSLPPQRRCRWLCPDCRAQRRDFNREQRFYKRVGCGTCQACLIPEDCGICSACARNPPGGPSGPGRTPKCLLRRCLRIVKKGLGCGSCAGCLSTEDCGSCCICLRRLQPGLKRQWRCLRRRCLRPKKARVAKKPQSPRPLTEKWKPLVEREPSDASSTRHRKLLTNGKEKKKPGRPPKAPGPRGVSDRS; encoded by the exons ATGGGAACG CCCCCCCGCAGGATGGCGGAAGGCTGGGCCGAGTGCCCGGCGCTGGGCCCGGGATGGCAGCGCCGCGAAGCTTTTCGGAAATCCGGGGCCACCAGCGGCCGCAGCGACACCTATTACAGGAG CCCCACAGGGCAGAAGTTCCGCAGTAAGATCGAGCTGCGGCGGTTCCTGGGCCCCGGGCACGACCTGAGCAACTTCGACTTCAAATCGGGGCTGCAGCGACCTGGCCCCACCCGG accAGGAAGAGCCCCAAGTGGCACCTGCCCTCCGGGCgcctcccagagccccccaaaatcttcaaaaaggaggaggcagag gccctgcctcctgcacagGCCACGCCTCCTTCAATCAAGGTAACGCCCTCTTCATCTGTGGCCACGCCCCTTCCGGAGCCCCCCCATCGCAGGACCCGGAAGCGGCCACCCCTGGAGCCCCCCCAGGATGGGGTGATGGC GCTTtgtgctggctgccagagccttttcccaggggtgtccctgcccccaCAGCGCCGCTGCCGCTGGCTGTGCCCCGACTGCCGTG cccagagaCGAGACTTCAACCGTGAGCAGCGATTCTACAAG cGGGTGGGCTGTGGCACGTGCCAGGCCTGTCTCATCCCCGAGGACTGTGGCATCTGCAGCGCCTGCGCCCGCAACCCCCCCGGGGGCCCCTCCGGGCCTGGCCGGACCCCCAAGTGCCTCCTGCGCCGCTGCTTGCGCATCGTCAAGAAG ggcctgggctgtggctcCTGCGCCGGCTGCCTGAGCACCGAGGACTGCGGCAGCTGCTGCATCTGCCTGCGGCGCCTGCAGCCCGGCCTCAAGCGCCAGTGGCGCTGCCTGCGGCGCCGCTGCCTGCGCCCCAAG aAAGCCAGGGTGGCCAAGAAGCCGCAGAGCCCCCGGCCCCTGACCGAG AAGTGGAAGCCTCTCGTGGAGCGGGAGCCCAGCGACGCctccagcaccaggcacaga aaGCTGCTGACCAATggcaaggagaagaagaagccGGGGCGACCCCCGAAGGCCCCTGGGCCCCGTGGGGTGAGTGACAGGTCTTAG
- the LOC108963827 gene encoding methyl-CpG-binding domain protein 1-like isoform X1, protein MGTPPRRMAEGWAECPALGPGWQRREAFRKSGATSGRSDTYYRSPTGQKFRSKIELRRFLGPGHDLSNFDFKSGLQRPGPTRTRKSPKWHLPSGRLPEPPKIFKKEEAEVEVEVGGAETDKAPPSSVQALPIPNQALPPAQATPPSIKVTPSSSVATPLPEPPHRRTRKRPPLEPPQDGVMALCAGCQSLFPGVSLPPQRRCRWLCPDCRAQRRDFNREQRFYKRVGCGTCQACLIPEDCGICSACARNPPGGPSGPGRTPKCLLRRCLRIVKKGLGCGSCAGCLSTEDCGSCCICLRRLQPGLKRQWRCLRRRCLRPKKARVAKKPQSPRPLTEKWKPLVEREPSDASSTRHRKLLTNGKEKKKPGRPPKAPGPRGVSDRS, encoded by the exons ATGGGAACG CCCCCCCGCAGGATGGCGGAAGGCTGGGCCGAGTGCCCGGCGCTGGGCCCGGGATGGCAGCGCCGCGAAGCTTTTCGGAAATCCGGGGCCACCAGCGGCCGCAGCGACACCTATTACAGGAG CCCCACAGGGCAGAAGTTCCGCAGTAAGATCGAGCTGCGGCGGTTCCTGGGCCCCGGGCACGACCTGAGCAACTTCGACTTCAAATCGGGGCTGCAGCGACCTGGCCCCACCCGG accAGGAAGAGCCCCAAGTGGCACCTGCCCTCCGGGCgcctcccagagccccccaaaatcttcaaaaaggaggaggcagaggtggaggtggaggtgggCGGGGCTGAGACCGACAAGGCCCCACCCTCATCAGTTCAGGCCCTGCCCATCCCAAACCAGgccctgcctcctgcacagGCCACGCCTCCTTCAATCAAGGTAACGCCCTCTTCATCTGTGGCCACGCCCCTTCCGGAGCCCCCCCATCGCAGGACCCGGAAGCGGCCACCCCTGGAGCCCCCCCAGGATGGGGTGATGGC GCTTtgtgctggctgccagagccttttcccaggggtgtccctgcccccaCAGCGCCGCTGCCGCTGGCTGTGCCCCGACTGCCGTG cccagagaCGAGACTTCAACCGTGAGCAGCGATTCTACAAG cGGGTGGGCTGTGGCACGTGCCAGGCCTGTCTCATCCCCGAGGACTGTGGCATCTGCAGCGCCTGCGCCCGCAACCCCCCCGGGGGCCCCTCCGGGCCTGGCCGGACCCCCAAGTGCCTCCTGCGCCGCTGCTTGCGCATCGTCAAGAAG ggcctgggctgtggctcCTGCGCCGGCTGCCTGAGCACCGAGGACTGCGGCAGCTGCTGCATCTGCCTGCGGCGCCTGCAGCCCGGCCTCAAGCGCCAGTGGCGCTGCCTGCGGCGCCGCTGCCTGCGCCCCAAG aAAGCCAGGGTGGCCAAGAAGCCGCAGAGCCCCCGGCCCCTGACCGAG AAGTGGAAGCCTCTCGTGGAGCGGGAGCCCAGCGACGCctccagcaccaggcacaga aaGCTGCTGACCAATggcaaggagaagaagaagccGGGGCGACCCCCGAAGGCCCCTGGGCCCCGTGGGGTGAGTGACAGGTCTTAG
- the LOC108963827 gene encoding methyl-CpG-binding domain protein 1-like isoform X5: protein MGTPPRRMAEGWAECPALGPGWQRREAFRKSGATSGRSDTYYRSPTGQKFRSKIELRRFLGPGHDLSNFDFKSGLQRPGPTRTRKSPKWHLPSGRLPEPPKIFKKEEAEATPPSIKVTPSSSVATPLPEPPHRRTRKRPPLEPPQDGVMALCAGCQSLFPGVSLPPQRRCRWLCPDCRAQRRDFNREQRFYKRVGCGTCQACLIPEDCGICSACARNPPGGPSGPGRTPKCLLRRCLRIVKKGLGCGSCAGCLSTEDCGSCCICLRRLQPGLKRQWRCLRRRCLRPKKARVAKKPQSPRPLTEKWKPLVEREPSDASSTRHRKLLTNGKEKKKPGRPPKAPGPRGVSDRS, encoded by the exons ATGGGAACG CCCCCCCGCAGGATGGCGGAAGGCTGGGCCGAGTGCCCGGCGCTGGGCCCGGGATGGCAGCGCCGCGAAGCTTTTCGGAAATCCGGGGCCACCAGCGGCCGCAGCGACACCTATTACAGGAG CCCCACAGGGCAGAAGTTCCGCAGTAAGATCGAGCTGCGGCGGTTCCTGGGCCCCGGGCACGACCTGAGCAACTTCGACTTCAAATCGGGGCTGCAGCGACCTGGCCCCACCCGG accAGGAAGAGCCCCAAGTGGCACCTGCCCTCCGGGCgcctcccagagccccccaaaatcttcaaaaaggaggaggcagag GCCACGCCTCCTTCAATCAAGGTAACGCCCTCTTCATCTGTGGCCACGCCCCTTCCGGAGCCCCCCCATCGCAGGACCCGGAAGCGGCCACCCCTGGAGCCCCCCCAGGATGGGGTGATGGC GCTTtgtgctggctgccagagccttttcccaggggtgtccctgcccccaCAGCGCCGCTGCCGCTGGCTGTGCCCCGACTGCCGTG cccagagaCGAGACTTCAACCGTGAGCAGCGATTCTACAAG cGGGTGGGCTGTGGCACGTGCCAGGCCTGTCTCATCCCCGAGGACTGTGGCATCTGCAGCGCCTGCGCCCGCAACCCCCCCGGGGGCCCCTCCGGGCCTGGCCGGACCCCCAAGTGCCTCCTGCGCCGCTGCTTGCGCATCGTCAAGAAG ggcctgggctgtggctcCTGCGCCGGCTGCCTGAGCACCGAGGACTGCGGCAGCTGCTGCATCTGCCTGCGGCGCCTGCAGCCCGGCCTCAAGCGCCAGTGGCGCTGCCTGCGGCGCCGCTGCCTGCGCCCCAAG aAAGCCAGGGTGGCCAAGAAGCCGCAGAGCCCCCGGCCCCTGACCGAG AAGTGGAAGCCTCTCGTGGAGCGGGAGCCCAGCGACGCctccagcaccaggcacaga aaGCTGCTGACCAATggcaaggagaagaagaagccGGGGCGACCCCCGAAGGCCCCTGGGCCCCGTGGGGTGAGTGACAGGTCTTAG
- the LOC108963827 gene encoding methyl-CpG-binding domain protein 1-like isoform X2 has translation MGTPPRRMAEGWAECPALGPGWQRREAFRKSGATSGRSDTYYRSPTGQKFRSKIELRRFLGPGHDLSNFDFKSGLQRPGPTRTRKSPKWHLPSGRLPEPPKIFKKEEAEVEVEVGGAETDKAPPSSVQALPIPNQALPPAQATPPSIKVTPSSSVATPLPEPPHRRTRKRPPLEPPQDGVMALCAGCQSLFPGVSLPPQRRCRWLCPDCRAQRRDFNREQRFYKRVGCGTCQACLIPEDCGICSACARNPPGGPSGPGRTPKCLLRRCLRIVKKGLGCGSCAGCLSTEDCGSCCICLRRLQPGLKRQWRCLRRRCLRPKKARVAKKPQSPRPLTEKWKPLVEREPSDASSTRHRLLTNGKEKKKPGRPPKAPGPRGVSDRS, from the exons ATGGGAACG CCCCCCCGCAGGATGGCGGAAGGCTGGGCCGAGTGCCCGGCGCTGGGCCCGGGATGGCAGCGCCGCGAAGCTTTTCGGAAATCCGGGGCCACCAGCGGCCGCAGCGACACCTATTACAGGAG CCCCACAGGGCAGAAGTTCCGCAGTAAGATCGAGCTGCGGCGGTTCCTGGGCCCCGGGCACGACCTGAGCAACTTCGACTTCAAATCGGGGCTGCAGCGACCTGGCCCCACCCGG accAGGAAGAGCCCCAAGTGGCACCTGCCCTCCGGGCgcctcccagagccccccaaaatcttcaaaaaggaggaggcagaggtggaggtggaggtgggCGGGGCTGAGACCGACAAGGCCCCACCCTCATCAGTTCAGGCCCTGCCCATCCCAAACCAGgccctgcctcctgcacagGCCACGCCTCCTTCAATCAAGGTAACGCCCTCTTCATCTGTGGCCACGCCCCTTCCGGAGCCCCCCCATCGCAGGACCCGGAAGCGGCCACCCCTGGAGCCCCCCCAGGATGGGGTGATGGC GCTTtgtgctggctgccagagccttttcccaggggtgtccctgcccccaCAGCGCCGCTGCCGCTGGCTGTGCCCCGACTGCCGTG cccagagaCGAGACTTCAACCGTGAGCAGCGATTCTACAAG cGGGTGGGCTGTGGCACGTGCCAGGCCTGTCTCATCCCCGAGGACTGTGGCATCTGCAGCGCCTGCGCCCGCAACCCCCCCGGGGGCCCCTCCGGGCCTGGCCGGACCCCCAAGTGCCTCCTGCGCCGCTGCTTGCGCATCGTCAAGAAG ggcctgggctgtggctcCTGCGCCGGCTGCCTGAGCACCGAGGACTGCGGCAGCTGCTGCATCTGCCTGCGGCGCCTGCAGCCCGGCCTCAAGCGCCAGTGGCGCTGCCTGCGGCGCCGCTGCCTGCGCCCCAAG aAAGCCAGGGTGGCCAAGAAGCCGCAGAGCCCCCGGCCCCTGACCGAG AAGTGGAAGCCTCTCGTGGAGCGGGAGCCCAGCGACGCctccagcaccaggcacaga CTGCTGACCAATggcaaggagaagaagaagccGGGGCGACCCCCGAAGGCCCCTGGGCCCCGTGGGGTGAGTGACAGGTCTTAG